One window of Pseudomonadota bacterium genomic DNA carries:
- the prsR gene encoding PEP-CTERM-box response regulator transcription factor, which translates to MNESQLKPLLVVEDNPALQKQLKWAFAGYDVHIADTRAAAIEQLQRHRPSVVTLDLGLPPDTANASEGLATLEQILQLAPYTKIIVVTGNDEQEVALRAVALGAYDFYQKPVDPEVLALIVDRASKLYELEAENRRLLAERSGNVLDGIIYTSSAMQEACRMVEKVAPTDATTLITGESGTGKELFARALHGLSVRRDGPFVAVNCAAIPETLLESELFGYEKGAFTGAVRQHPGKIEHASGGTFFLDEIGDMPMSLQAKMLRFLQQHEVERLGGHKPIPVDVRVVCATHRDLRALIDAGQFREDLYYRISEIVIHIPALRERAGDRLLLARSFLDKYASEHRRQFRGFSDQARECVEAYGWPGNVREMENRVKRSVVMAEGSIITAADLGLQEDTGDTLSLDLRAAREEAERRVIQRALDVTNFNMSHAAEALGISRPSLYNLMKKLNMETPEKNAL; encoded by the coding sequence ATGAACGAGAGTCAGCTCAAACCCCTGCTGGTCGTGGAGGACAATCCTGCATTGCAGAAGCAGCTGAAGTGGGCCTTTGCCGGCTACGATGTCCATATCGCCGATACGCGGGCTGCCGCGATCGAACAGCTGCAGCGCCACCGTCCGTCCGTGGTCACACTGGATCTCGGTCTGCCGCCGGATACGGCGAATGCCTCCGAGGGACTGGCGACCCTGGAGCAGATCCTGCAGCTGGCGCCGTATACCAAGATCATCGTGGTCACCGGTAACGACGAACAGGAGGTCGCGCTCAGGGCGGTCGCGCTCGGTGCCTATGACTTCTATCAGAAGCCGGTCGACCCCGAGGTGCTGGCACTGATCGTCGACCGGGCCAGCAAGCTGTACGAACTGGAGGCCGAGAACCGGCGTCTGCTCGCGGAGCGTTCGGGCAATGTGCTGGACGGCATCATCTACACCAGCAGCGCGATGCAGGAAGCCTGCCGCATGGTCGAGAAGGTTGCGCCGACCGATGCCACCACCCTGATCACCGGCGAGAGCGGCACCGGCAAGGAGCTGTTCGCACGCGCCCTGCATGGCCTCAGCGTCCGCCGCGACGGCCCATTCGTCGCGGTGAACTGTGCCGCGATCCCGGAAACCCTGCTGGAAAGCGAGTTGTTCGGATACGAGAAGGGCGCATTCACCGGCGCGGTCCGACAGCACCCGGGCAAGATCGAGCATGCCAGCGGCGGTACCTTCTTCCTCGACGAGATCGGCGACATGCCCATGTCGCTGCAGGCCAAGATGCTGCGCTTCCTGCAACAGCACGAGGTCGAGCGTCTGGGCGGCCACAAGCCGATTCCGGTCGACGTGCGGGTGGTATGCGCGACCCACCGCGACCTGCGGGCGCTGATCGATGCCGGCCAGTTTCGCGAGGATCTCTACTACCGCATCAGCGAGATCGTCATCCACATCCCGGCATTGCGCGAACGGGCGGGCGACCGGCTGCTGCTGGCGCGCAGTTTCCTGGACAAGTACGCGAGCGAACACCGGCGCCAGTTCCGCGGTTTCAGTGATCAGGCGCGCGAGTGTGTCGAGGCCTACGGCTGGCCGGGCAACGTGCGTGAGATGGAGAACCGTGTCAAGCGTTCGGTGGTGATGGCGGAAGGCAGTATCATCACCGCGGCGGACCTGGGACTGCAGGAGGATACGGGTGATACACTGTCGCTGGACCTGCGCGCCGCGCGCGAGGAAGCGGAGCGCCGGGTCATCCAGCGTGCGCTGGATGTGACCAATTTCAACATGTCCCATGCCGCCGAGGCGCTCGGTATCAGCCGCCCCTCGCTCTACAATCTCATGAAGAAACTGAATATGGAGACGCCGGAGAAGAATGCGCTCTAG
- a CDS encoding EpsI family protein: protein MTAANTGRGWRVQGGVTALLILLLLVLYRDTTLHVIASWQHWAEYYSHGYLALAIGLYLVYVQRARLARIAPCAEPRALAAVAVSCLLWLVGALAGVLLLQTLALPLLVLSVIWSLLGTAVAGRMLLPLTVILFALPVWEPLLPLLQDMTVRATYVLARLLDVPAYRDGRFIILPTGRFSVDEECSGLAYLLAALTLGLLYASLYHRSLRGRVLVVTIAAAAAIAANILRVVIVVYRGHVTGMQTSLVTDHFYLGWYLFGGLALLLLLADMRFFRVADTAASQPPATAASGRGCGYRRFVPVALAALGLLVATPVLCWQLLHRPVASLAALPALPAGAGGWSGPWTAADDWNPVYQGAVEGMRQYRKDGRTVYLYVGYYPVQQQGSELIYYRNSITDGRRWKMVQQHATPAAAGTLRALEQSLQNDTGGRRLVWYWYVVADREVTDRMLAKVMQVIGLVTGRPQSAVIAIAADYADDAARTRSDLADFAAAMAPALAGITNSRGGSR from the coding sequence GTGACTGCTGCCAATACCGGGCGTGGCTGGAGGGTGCAGGGTGGCGTCACGGCGCTGCTGATACTGCTGCTGCTCGTACTCTACCGTGATACCACGCTGCACGTGATCGCGTCATGGCAGCATTGGGCGGAATACTATTCGCACGGCTACCTGGCCCTGGCGATCGGTCTTTATCTGGTATACGTGCAGCGCGCCCGGCTGGCACGGATCGCACCCTGCGCGGAACCGCGCGCGCTGGCTGCCGTGGCGGTTTCCTGTCTGCTCTGGCTCGTGGGGGCTTTGGCCGGCGTCCTGCTGTTGCAAACCCTCGCGCTGCCGCTGCTGGTCCTGTCCGTCATCTGGTCGCTGTTGGGGACCGCGGTGGCCGGCAGGATGCTGCTGCCGCTCACGGTGATCCTGTTCGCCCTGCCGGTCTGGGAGCCGCTGCTGCCGTTGCTGCAGGATATGACGGTCCGTGCCACGTATGTGCTGGCGCGGTTGTTGGATGTGCCCGCTTACCGCGACGGCCGCTTCATCATTCTGCCTACGGGAAGATTTTCCGTCGACGAGGAATGCTCGGGACTGGCTTACCTGCTCGCCGCGCTGACGCTGGGCCTGCTCTACGCCAGTCTGTACCACCGTTCCCTGCGGGGACGGGTGCTGGTCGTGACGATCGCCGCCGCTGCCGCCATTGCCGCGAACATCCTGCGCGTGGTGATCGTCGTCTACCGCGGCCATGTCACCGGCATGCAGACCTCGCTGGTCACGGATCATTTCTACCTCGGCTGGTATCTGTTCGGTGGCCTGGCGTTGCTGCTATTGCTCGCCGATATGAGATTCTTCCGGGTGGCGGATACGGCGGCGTCCCAGCCGCCCGCAACGGCTGCGAGCGGGCGCGGCTGTGGCTATCGGCGTTTCGTGCCGGTGGCGCTGGCTGCGCTGGGCCTGCTGGTCGCCACGCCGGTCCTCTGCTGGCAGCTCCTGCACCGGCCAGTCGCGTCGCTGGCGGCGCTGCCGGCGTTGCCCGCCGGTGCGGGCGGCTGGTCCGGGCCCTGGACCGCGGCGGATGACTGGAACCCCGTCTATCAGGGGGCAGTCGAAGGAATGCGCCAGTACCGGAAGGATGGCCGGACCGTCTACCTGTATGTGGGCTATTACCCGGTGCAGCAACAGGGCAGCGAGCTGATCTATTACCGCAACAGCATCACGGATGGACGCAGGTGGAAAATGGTACAGCAGCATGCAACGCCAGCAGCAGCCGGCACACTCCGTGCGCTCGAGCAGTCACTCCAGAACGACACTGGCGGACGACGCCTGGTCTGGTACTGGTATGTCGTGGCCGACCGGGAGGTAACCGACAGGATGCTCGCCAAGGTTATGCAGGTCATCGGTCTGGTGACGGGCAGGCCGCAGTCGGCGGTGATTGCGATCGCCGCGGACTACGCGGATGATGCCGCCCGGACCCGGTCTGACCTGGCCGATTTCGCCGCGGCCATGGCCCCGGCACTGGCCGGTATCACGAACAGCCGCGGTGGCTCACGTTAA
- the prsK gene encoding PEP-CTERM system histidine kinase PrsK — MTVGFYGYLCAALGFGFLAVLLMFSWRSSSQGRLLTAVVTVTALWALLAMAVALDVPRFLGAYALFEVLRYVLWYLFLLKLLEPAAAQIVGHPFLRRRARALFSSLAMLVLLIELVPLYVPDRVGANLAVARFMGHVLLAVIGLAIIEQLFRNLMPEHRRKLKHLFVGAGVIFAFDFYLYANALLLNGIDRELWQARGFVTLFAVPLLTLSAARNKDWSPNIFISRDIVLHTTAIVGSGLYLLVMAAAGYYLQEYGGNWGRVAQIVFFSLAIVFLIAVLFSVQIRRKVRVFLGKHFYSNKYDYRREWLSLTGALGEAGQAADGYETAIRVLAQLVDARAGLLWLRDEQGDYACTAGWATTHADIVEPADSSLVRFLARKGYVINLREMAQRPEEYAGLRLPDWLADIEHSWLIVPLSRPGALLGFVVLARPLLVREVNWEDRDLLKTAARQVASHLAVLMTSEALAQAKQFEVFNRLSSYMVHDLKNIAAGLEMVAKNAVRHKDNPAFLDDAFDSVATAAADIKRLLEQLRNKHAVSGKKVLVDMGVLLQEVIAGRAGGEPVPQLSTCAAGCKVTADRQRLAHVLAHLVENAQQATAATGHVRIGLQREDGACRVEIADNGHGMDAGFIRNRLFKPFDTTKGNAGMGIGMYESRDFIRGLGGEIHVTSTPGAGTIVTLSIPLARQGEAGQSVTA; from the coding sequence ATGACAGTCGGGTTCTACGGATACCTCTGTGCGGCGCTCGGCTTCGGCTTTCTGGCCGTGCTGCTGATGTTCAGCTGGCGCAGCAGCAGCCAGGGCCGCCTGCTGACGGCGGTCGTGACCGTTACCGCGCTGTGGGCGCTGCTGGCCATGGCCGTTGCCCTCGATGTCCCGCGTTTCCTTGGTGCCTATGCGCTGTTCGAGGTCCTGCGCTACGTCCTCTGGTACCTGTTCCTGCTCAAGCTGCTCGAACCCGCGGCCGCGCAGATCGTCGGCCACCCGTTTCTGCGGCGGCGCGCGCGTGCGTTGTTCAGCAGCCTCGCGATGCTGGTACTACTGATCGAACTGGTACCGCTGTATGTCCCGGACCGCGTTGGTGCCAACCTTGCCGTGGCCAGATTCATGGGCCACGTCCTGCTGGCGGTGATCGGGCTGGCGATCATCGAGCAGCTCTTCCGCAATCTCATGCCCGAACACCGGCGCAAGCTCAAGCATCTCTTCGTCGGCGCAGGCGTGATCTTCGCGTTCGATTTCTATCTGTATGCCAACGCGCTACTGCTCAATGGTATCGACCGCGAGCTGTGGCAGGCGCGCGGCTTTGTCACCCTGTTTGCCGTGCCCCTGCTCACCCTCTCTGCTGCCCGCAACAAGGACTGGTCGCCGAATATCTTCATCTCGCGCGACATCGTGCTGCATACCACGGCCATCGTCGGCAGCGGTCTGTACCTGCTCGTGATGGCGGCGGCAGGCTATTACCTGCAGGAGTACGGCGGCAACTGGGGGCGTGTCGCGCAAATCGTGTTCTTCTCGCTCGCGATCGTGTTTCTGATCGCGGTGCTGTTCTCCGTGCAGATCCGGCGCAAGGTGCGCGTATTTCTCGGCAAGCACTTCTACAGCAACAAGTACGATTACCGCCGCGAGTGGCTGTCCCTGACCGGTGCGCTCGGTGAGGCGGGGCAGGCGGCGGACGGCTATGAAACCGCCATCCGGGTGCTGGCGCAGCTGGTGGACGCGCGGGCGGGCCTGCTCTGGCTGCGTGACGAGCAGGGCGATTACGCGTGCACGGCGGGATGGGCAACGACGCATGCCGACATCGTCGAGCCGGCCGATTCCAGTCTGGTGCGCTTTCTCGCCAGGAAGGGTTATGTGATCAATCTGCGCGAGATGGCGCAGCGGCCGGAGGAATACGCCGGCCTCAGGCTGCCGGACTGGTTGGCGGATATCGAGCACAGCTGGCTGATCGTGCCGCTGTCCCGGCCGGGCGCGTTGCTGGGTTTCGTGGTGCTGGCCAGACCGCTGCTGGTGCGGGAGGTGAACTGGGAGGACCGTGACCTGCTGAAAACGGCGGCGCGCCAGGTGGCCAGCCATCTGGCCGTGCTGATGACCTCGGAGGCGCTGGCGCAGGCGAAGCAGTTCGAGGTGTTCAATCGCCTGTCCTCATACATGGTCCATGACCTGAAGAATATCGCGGCCGGGCTGGAGATGGTTGCGAAGAACGCGGTGCGTCACAAGGATAATCCCGCGTTCCTCGACGATGCCTTCGATTCGGTGGCGACGGCGGCAGCGGACATCAAGCGCCTGCTGGAGCAGCTGCGCAACAAGCATGCCGTATCCGGCAAGAAGGTGCTGGTCGACATGGGGGTCCTGCTGCAGGAAGTGATTGCCGGCCGCGCCGGCGGCGAGCCCGTGCCGCAACTGTCGACCTGCGCGGCCGGTTGCAAGGTGACGGCGGACCGGCAGCGGCTGGCGCATGTGTTGGCACATCTGGTGGAGAACGCACAGCAGGCGACCGCCGCGACCGGACACGTACGCATCGGTCTGCAGCGCGAGGACGGGGCATGCAGGGTCGAGATAGCCGATAACGGGCATGGCATGGACGCCGGTTTTATCCGCAACCGCCTGTTCAAGCCGTTCGATACCACCAAGGGCAACGCCGGCATGGGTATCGGGATGTACGAGAGCCGGGATTTCATCCGCGGACTGGGCGGCGAGATACACGTCACCAGCACCCCGGGTGCGGGTACCATCGTCACCCTGTCGATCCCGCTGGCGCGGCAGGGCGAGGCGGGACAGAGTGTGACGGCCTGA
- a CDS encoding PEP-CTERM sorting domain-containing protein, whose translation MNSVRKGILGLAIILFGLFSAGAYAVPITGSIAMAGSFKLVDTSGNLTSLASATGIDFAPTGSGGMFAVVGATGEFSSISLFTTIGTIADFQFDPFSGPINNFWNLASDGFSFDLLSIDSVDKQSVGATDFISLTGSGLINSTIAGLDATFGSWSLSGDATNGIIFGWSSTTTAKGVPEPSTLALMGIALLGFGLVRVRNSRRGSDAG comes from the coding sequence ATGAACTCAGTGCGTAAGGGAATTCTAGGACTTGCAATTATTCTGTTCGGTCTGTTCAGCGCCGGCGCCTATGCCGTCCCGATCACCGGCAGCATTGCGATGGCAGGGTCTTTCAAACTGGTCGACACCTCCGGCAACCTGACAAGTCTCGCCAGCGCTACCGGCATCGACTTCGCCCCGACGGGAAGCGGCGGCATGTTCGCGGTGGTGGGCGCGACCGGCGAATTCAGCTCCATCTCGCTGTTCACCACGATCGGCACGATCGCTGACTTCCAGTTCGACCCCTTCTCCGGGCCGATCAACAATTTCTGGAACCTGGCCAGCGACGGCTTTTCCTTCGACCTGCTGAGTATCGACAGCGTCGACAAGCAGTCGGTCGGTGCAACCGATTTCATCTCCCTGACGGGTTCCGGCCTGATCAACAGCACCATCGCCGGCCTGGACGCGACCTTCGGATCCTGGAGTCTGTCGGGTGACGCCACCAACGGCATCATCTTCGGCTGGTCATCCACGACCACGGCCAAGGGTGTGCCCGAGCCGTCAACACTTGCGCTGATGGGCATCGCCCTGCTGGGCTTTGGCCTGGTGCGGGTCCGCAACAGCCGTCGGGGCAGCGACGCAGGCTGA
- the prsT gene encoding PEP-CTERM system TPR-repeat protein PrsT → MSRWSVIKPALLALLLSACSDWFLDEQQLMQSADAYLASRDISAAVIELKNVLQANPDNARARYLLAGLNLDFGDYATAAKEFRRAEAAGWDTAEARLGVARALLGMGRFDELRDVAQPDAAFVPAHNASLLALQGVAEAGLGATARAAELVNEAAGIDPTALRVLLARAQLQLLGGHAGAARAILDDALARYPDDQELLLLDAGTLQRAGATAAATARYRRVLELDPPGFITIDGRTARLQLCQLQIVAGQYTEAEAALRPLRGRNPDDPVINYLGGLVAFEQGDYVRAEQLLLKVLKLAPEHNPTRLLYGTVNFAIRNYEQAAYFLAKYVAAVPDNLAARKLLARSYILLDRADAAREVLGGALSDETNDVELLALVGLSDLRRGVRQAGIAELEQALKLDTGNQQIRTELARAYIEAGDTAQAISELKAMLAAGGGQQQAEMLLVLAHLRAGDFPQAIKQVLEMVRTRGQDPVLQTLAGNVFAASGDADEARRYLRRALQLQPGLPAALLTLAHVEEQAGNYQAAIDLNRQLVDLNTASAIPMLALARIAERQGDGAQMLDWLKRAVEHAPADSRPRVLLAEYYLQSGSLELARPLVRDASEKSPHDPMVLAMQGRLFMAESNYAAALKPLTQLQSQEPNSALARLLLGECYLELQRPADARVQLEAALQQAPGSVPAMSLLARLELESGSDARALELGKRIQQEHPGLYLGYELAGDALMARNDYLAASEEYARAREYRQQVDIVLKQAGSTGRAGNLAAAAELLQAWLAEHPDDIRALEFLGTTWQDMDRPDQAITQYERVLELDGNNAVALNNLAGLYQQTGRPEALALAQRALEAAPDNPGVMDTLGWIQLQTGDQSQGLRLLEQAVKKLPDNAEVRYHHAVAQLRAGDQARGRRLLRQLLDSGEPFAGRDDAALLLKAGGRAN, encoded by the coding sequence ATGTCTAGATGGAGCGTGATCAAACCCGCGCTGCTGGCGCTGCTGCTGTCTGCCTGCAGCGACTGGTTCCTGGATGAACAGCAGCTCATGCAGAGCGCGGATGCCTACCTTGCCAGTCGCGATATCAGCGCCGCGGTCATCGAGCTGAAGAATGTCCTGCAGGCGAACCCGGACAACGCCAGGGCGCGCTACCTGCTGGCGGGCCTCAATCTCGATTTCGGCGATTACGCGACCGCGGCCAAGGAGTTCCGGCGGGCGGAAGCGGCCGGCTGGGATACGGCAGAGGCGCGGCTCGGGGTCGCGCGCGCCCTGCTCGGGATGGGCCGGTTTGACGAACTGCGCGATGTCGCGCAGCCGGATGCCGCATTCGTGCCGGCGCACAATGCCAGTCTGCTGGCGCTGCAGGGGGTCGCCGAGGCGGGTCTCGGCGCTACAGCGCGTGCGGCCGAACTGGTGAACGAGGCCGCCGGCATCGATCCGACGGCCCTGCGGGTGTTGCTGGCCAGGGCTCAGCTGCAGCTACTCGGCGGCCATGCGGGCGCGGCCCGCGCGATCCTGGATGACGCGCTGGCGCGCTACCCGGATGACCAGGAGCTCCTGTTGCTGGACGCCGGCACCTTGCAGCGCGCCGGCGCTACCGCAGCGGCGACGGCACGCTACCGCCGCGTGCTGGAACTCGATCCGCCCGGTTTCATCACCATCGATGGCCGTACTGCCCGGCTGCAGCTGTGTCAGCTGCAGATCGTCGCGGGGCAGTACACCGAGGCCGAGGCCGCCCTGCGGCCATTGCGCGGCAGGAATCCCGACGATCCGGTCATCAACTATCTGGGCGGACTCGTGGCCTTCGAGCAGGGCGACTATGTCCGGGCGGAGCAGCTGCTGCTCAAGGTCCTGAAACTGGCGCCGGAGCATAATCCCACACGCCTGCTCTATGGCACGGTCAACTTCGCCATTCGCAATTACGAGCAGGCCGCCTACTTCCTGGCCAAGTATGTCGCTGCCGTACCGGACAATCTGGCTGCCCGCAAACTGCTGGCGCGCAGCTATATCCTGCTGGACCGTGCCGATGCCGCGCGCGAGGTACTGGGCGGCGCGCTGAGCGACGAGACGAACGACGTCGAGTTGCTCGCCCTGGTCGGGCTTTCCGATCTGCGCCGCGGCGTGCGTCAGGCCGGTATCGCGGAACTCGAGCAGGCACTGAAGCTCGACACCGGTAATCAGCAGATTCGCACCGAACTCGCACGGGCCTATATCGAAGCGGGTGATACCGCCCAGGCCATCAGTGAACTCAAGGCCATGCTTGCGGCGGGAGGCGGGCAGCAGCAGGCGGAGATGCTGCTGGTGCTGGCACACCTGCGCGCCGGTGACTTTCCGCAGGCGATCAAGCAGGTCCTGGAGATGGTCCGCACCCGCGGGCAGGACCCGGTACTGCAGACCCTGGCGGGCAACGTGTTCGCCGCCAGCGGCGATGCCGACGAGGCACGCCGGTATCTGCGCCGTGCCCTGCAGCTGCAACCGGGGCTGCCGGCGGCGCTGCTGACGCTGGCGCACGTGGAGGAACAGGCGGGGAACTATCAGGCCGCGATCGACCTCAACCGGCAGCTGGTCGACCTGAATACGGCTTCCGCCATACCCATGCTGGCACTGGCGCGAATCGCAGAGCGGCAGGGCGACGGTGCGCAGATGCTGGACTGGCTGAAGCGGGCAGTGGAGCATGCGCCTGCCGACAGCAGGCCGCGCGTGCTGCTGGCGGAGTATTACCTGCAGAGCGGCTCACTCGAGCTGGCCCGGCCATTGGTCAGGGATGCGTCGGAAAAGAGTCCGCACGATCCGATGGTGCTGGCCATGCAGGGGCGCTTGTTCATGGCCGAAAGCAACTATGCGGCCGCACTCAAGCCGCTGACCCAGCTGCAGTCGCAGGAACCCAACTCGGCGCTGGCCCGGCTGCTGCTGGGGGAGTGCTACCTGGAGTTGCAGCGGCCGGCAGATGCGCGGGTGCAGCTCGAGGCTGCGCTGCAGCAGGCGCCCGGGAGTGTCCCGGCCATGTCCCTGCTGGCCCGGCTGGAGCTCGAGAGCGGATCCGATGCGCGGGCACTGGAACTTGGTAAGCGTATTCAGCAGGAACATCCCGGTCTTTACCTGGGCTACGAGCTGGCCGGGGATGCGCTCATGGCGCGTAACGACTACCTGGCCGCCAGCGAGGAATACGCGCGCGCGCGCGAATACCGGCAACAGGTGGATATCGTGCTCAAGCAGGCCGGCAGCACCGGGCGGGCAGGGAACCTGGCGGCAGCCGCGGAGCTGCTGCAGGCGTGGCTGGCCGAGCATCCGGACGATATCCGTGCCCTGGAATTTCTCGGCACCACCTGGCAGGACATGGACCGGCCCGACCAGGCGATCACGCAGTACGAGCGCGTGCTGGAACTGGACGGGAACAATGCGGTCGCCCTCAACAACCTGGCCGGTCTGTACCAGCAGACGGGTCGACCCGAGGCGCTGGCGCTGGCGCAGCGCGCGCTTGAGGCCGCGCCGGACAATCCGGGCGTGATGGATACCCTCGGCTGGATCCAGCTGCAGACGGGCGATCAAAGCCAGGGTCTGCGCCTGCTGGAACAGGCTGTCAAGAAACTGCCGGACAATGCCGAGGTGCGCTACCACCATGCGGTGGCCCAGCTCCGCGCGGGAGATCAGGCGCGGGGGCGGCGTCTGCTGAGACAGTTGCTCGACAGTGGGGAACCCTTTGCCGGCCGCGACGATGCCGCCCTGTTACTGAAGGCGGGTGGTCGCGCCAATTGA